AATTTTGCAAATTTTTTAGCAAAACATAACCGCAATTTATAAACTTCATGTTGTATATATTCAGCAGGGTAAGCATGATTGGATGCCGATTTTCGAATCTTTAGGTCATACATTAAGTGAGGCGAATATAGTTGGATACCGATCGAGAGGCATGGAAAATCTCGGCGATTTATACATGGAGAATCTCAAAAAATAGATTGTCAATCATCAACATGTAAGAACACATCATGTTCATCGTTGCCACATATATAGATGCCTTTGGCATCAATAAAGGCAAGGGTTGCTCTGGAATTCGGATGAATATGATGCTGGACGACCTACCACACCTCCTCTGCTTTTAATTTCTCATCATCCTCTTGTGATGATGAGATTGCTACTGCGATTGGGAGCCGTTGCTTTCCTGTGGGCACCAGAAAATGAAACCCACTGACCTCCACCCATCCATAGATATTTTTTATATCTATGTAGGCCACGTTTGTCTGCCCAAGTAGGAGCTCAACTTCTAGTACAAGATAGCAATCAAGGCCAAATAAATCTGCTACTCCTACTACTGTTCATCACATCTTGTGCAGACACTAGGACCATTGGTTTATTAGGGTTTTCCCTGGCAAGTATGGCTCTGGACCATTGCAATTTCTAAGGTTTTCCCTGGCAAGAGTGGCTCTGGACCACTGCAATGTCTAAGGTTTTACCTGACAAGAATGGCACTGGACCATTACAATTTTCAGATACTGCCAGATCTGGGTCATTGGTTTAGTTCCAGCATCCATCTAACAAGGCACAAAAAAAAATGCAGTTGGGAATAGCAACACAGATCTCCAGCCAACTACTGTCAGGGTTCTAAGTCAAGTAGATTTGGTACAACAAAATGAGGAGACCGAAGATAAAACAATCTCTATAGCGATAAGGATTGTTAAATGAACAATGGCTGCTTCGTTCACCTCTCGAAAAGCATGACCATCTCGCAGTGCGAGGTGTGGGGAAACAAATCGACGGCCATGGCCCTCTTGGGGACAAAGGGCTCCGAGTTGGGCATCGACTTGGTCCTCTGCCTCGCGAGCCCGGCGCTGCTCATGTTTCGCCATCCACGGTGGCCCTTGTTCTTTTCCTTGTGCTCGGTTGAAGGGGTGCAGAGCTCGATCGCGTTGGCAACTAGAGTGTCTGGATTGCAGGAAATGTACCTGGTAAAATCGAAACAAGTTAAATGTCAGAGCAGTAAGAACAAAAATACATGTAAACATTATGTGTTTAAAAACTTCTGAAAATCTACAGGTCCttgtttctctttttcttcttctagaatgttttccaactgagatttgAGATTTCAATAATGCATTTTTGTTCACAAATGGCATGATAACCTCATGATGGGTAACTTTACTTCTCTGTTATAGAGTTCACATTACTTCTCTGTTCACCAGTACAGTACAGAGCTCACATTACTTCTCTGTTCACCAGTAGAGTACAGAACAGGTATAGGGAGTACTTACACTAGACGACGGATGCGTGGATGAGTCCTCAATACCTTGATCACCTATTAAATATTCAAGATGTGAGCTTGCTCCTCCACAAAGGCCGGTAGTCCAATCACAAGCAGAATGGCAcacagaaaaaataaataaaacaatgtaTACGTAGAACAAATCAGCATGGGGTGCTTCAATCAACTAACATGGTGCTATTCAGTAGTGCAAATTTCGTTCGTAAATGATAAGGTTCATGCTTGCTAGTTGGGTCATAATGCAGGAAGAAACAGCTTCACGGCATGGTAATTTACATATTAAATTCAAATCTATAcataatttttagtattattattGTAACAACATCCTGGATATCTCCTGTACCTGGCAATGCAACCACACTACTCTAGTAATCACCAGCTCTATTAAAAAGAAAATTTCTGTAAAGCCTGCTTCATTTATATGGACATCCGTGACATGCATTTAACAATATATCACAGGTAAGAACGACATAGCTTAAATCCATCAATGTATTAAGCAACCAGAGGGCTAAGGCTTGCTCCAAGGTATCAGGTATTAAGACTCGAGTAAGCATTTCCAAACATAAAAGTAACTATTATTTATGATAAGAAAACTGAAGACTGAAATTTACTTACAGTAGGGTGAAGCCCAGCACGTGGAGGATCTACAATAGCAACAAAGTTCTTGAACTGACATGCAGTAGCTGCAAGCACATCATTTTTAGAAATCGAAGAACCTTCCTCGCGTGTTTTGCTGTGCTCTGAACAGTCAGCTGCTTTTACATCAACAGACTCCTCATTGACCAATGATGATGCTTCCTCGCTATTTTGGTTACGAACAACCTCATTGCATTGCTCATGTCCACCTTCCAACTCTTTGCTAACCCCATCATCCAAGTCCTCATTTATCTCACCACTCTCATTTTTTTCTGTTAAGCTCTCCGTACTTTTACCATTATTCTCTGCACCACCAACTATATCCTCTTTTTTTCCTGTACCATTAACTTCTGAATTACTTTCAGAAGCTGCAATGTGCCGCTGTGGCGAACCAAGATACTCTGTGAGAAGAGGCCCCATCACATCTTCAGCCTGTTTAGAGGATGAGGATTCAGATGAGATTACTGTGGTGAGTACAAATAATTGGGGAATCAAATGTAAAGATGATATCATGACCAGTGACACCAGAGCAACAGAATCATTTATAAGGGTTAATGAGTCTCACCTTCCCGCAGACAAAACGGCAATTTTTTATACCGTTAATAAGAGCATTTCTCTGAGCATCCACAACTGCTGATTCATTCATTTCAATTCCAACAACCTAGCATATTCAACAACGAAACTATGAGAAATGCTATTTCAAAGCAATGACAGAGCCATCTAACATGAATGTTCCACAACTGTGTTGTGCAATATACTGGAAACAAGAATCATCATTGACAATAAGATGAAATGTGCAAAAGAAATTACCATTCCAACACGGTGAGCTAATGTCAGGCCAATTGTTCCAGTCCCACAGCATACGTCAAAAAGTAATGTGTCCGAATTGAGATTGGCCCAATCACCAGCAAGGGTGTACAATCTTTCTGCAGCAAGAGTATTAACCTGTGTACTTGTGAGTCAATACCAAGTTAACAGCAAAGCTTAATTGGCAAAGTGGTTTGCAGTTCAGACAGACCTGAAAAAATGCTGTTGGTGATAGAGAGAACCGAAGATTGCTGATGTGGTCATGGATTCTTGTTTTATCCACTGCTCCCTCTTCTGATTGGTCCACTTCTGGAGCCAATAGTGGGATCAGTGGACAGTCAGCTGGTGCTACATTTGATATTCCTACGTGATCCTGGATGAGAGTGAAAATTTCATTAGCAACGAATATTTCAAGAATAGCAAAGAAGCCTACTTCTCGAAACAAACTGCATCCGACATGTCTAAACTTGAATGAAGAATAGACATAGCCATAAAAATCAGTCACCAGTCACCACATTCCCAAAATTGTGTATAACTGTATTAGTTGGCAAGGTCTTAAAAGTTTGATTGCACATGTTTTAAGATGACTGCTATTTTGAAATGGAGAGAAAGCTTTGTATAAATGGAGAGAACTCTTTGTATAACTGTTCAGTTCAAACAATAAAGTCTGCTATATAACTGTTCAAAAGTACAAAGTCAACAACTAGGTGGCAAGTGCTAAGCAGGCTTACCGAACTGTCACAGAGCACTGTAATACATATTAAGTTAAGAAACTACGATAAAACCACATCTAGAGTAACTTAATGGACATAGGCAACACAGAATTCCTGAAGGAAAAAATGCATAGCTCTGATGCAACTGTTTAAACTTACTTGAACTACTATAGTTGTTAGAGGCAATGGAGGTGAGCATGTTGCAGCCCCCTGCACCAGTGTCTTGGACAATTTGGCAAACTCATCTTTCATCAGTACCTCATCAACACCTGTTGAGCATACCTGTAAATATAGAAAGTATAGCATGTCAGTGGTACTGCCAACCGGAAATTTGTACTGCATTGAACTGACTGCACATCTCATTGTCAGTCCGAACAACCTGGATAATAATCATGACTTCTGATATTTGTGTTTGTGTATCTTGTGCAACAACAGCTTGAGCTGGGCTTCTTCCCTCTCGAACCTAATATGGAAACCACAGAATAAACAGTTATCCCTGTCAGGTGGATAAGCACAGAGAAATTAACTATGTAGAATCTCAAAAGGAAACAGAAACAGAAGCATGCGATGCAGATTTAAATGCTTAGCGAGAGCATACTGTGAATTGGCGCCAAAACCCTGAATTATCAACTCTGTTCCACGCGGGTAAGCATGATAACTGCAGAAAATCTTGGAACATCATAGCATATTTACAGGACATTGCTGAAACATTTGGGCAGTCCACAGGTTCCTCGACagcagtcacaccttccctgagaTTTTGTTGTATCAATCATTAATGCTGGAAGACCAgtgaacaaaaaggaaaaaaagaaagaggaAGCAACAGACCAACCTGAAATTCCCAAGCATAAACCCTACCGTTTTTTTACCCGCCAAGGAATGCCCCACAGAAAACTCACACTTATTACGATACCCATCAATCACTGGGGACTCCAGAATGCCTTCAAGCTTGCAAGAAAGACCACCTGGATGATTGGACAGACACTTAGCAAAGCTAAAGAGCAGAGGATCATACAAGAAGTGGGGCATGAAAATGCGTTTGGCGATTGCAGCTAATGTAACATGTTTATGCCAGTTACCTACAAAAAACTGCTACCGCGCATATGTTTAGTTTTAAGATACagcaaaaaaaaaccttttgtaAGATTTCTTTGTTTAGAATAATGAAATAGCATGTGCCAGGTACTCGGGATTATTAGTCGGGTCAACAGAGCAAAGCAAATGAACTCACAAATTGTATGTGTTGCAAACACTCAAAGGTGAATATCAATAAAAGGTTTTTTTTTTCAGAAAGCTTTGTGTGTTGTGTGCTATACAGCCAAAAAACAACCTTCTGTAAGATTTCTTTGCAATAACATGTGCCGGGTACTCGGGATCATTAGTCAGGTGAATACTAATAAAAGTTTTTTTTTCCAGAAAGCTTCGTCTGTTGTGTGCTACACTGCTAATTGTGTTTCAGTTTCATCGAGATAAAGTTTGACAGACACTTTATATTCGAGTAAGATAATCTCTGTATTTTGGTGAAGAGACTCTAAATGGTACTGAAATAGAAGCAGTACTGCAGTGCAAGAGTTCCCAACATTCTGGAGTTTCCCTTTAAGCATTCCAGATAACGAATCCAGGAGTTCATTAACAGGACAACACCATAAAAATATTTGCAAGCTGCTCAGAGCATAGCTAATGTTAATAATTGTTGTGCACATACAGTGGACAAGCAGAGTCCAGGTGAATGAGAGTGGAATAGGAAATAGTTGGATTAGGACAAAGTCCAACAGGCATCCGAAGTCTAGGATAAGGAAGTCAAATCTGTTAGGAGTTGTTGTGTTCGGAAAGGGCAAGGGGCCAAGCATCCACTGCATAAGGATACCATGCATGACACTGTCCGTCTATCCTTGGAAATGTAAATTGTTACCCCGTAGTGAATCAAGGTTACACACATATCTTATCAATATCAACATTGTGTATCTATTATTGAACTCGTATTATTTTGTGTAGGCCTAGGAACAATAGTATCTCGTATCCAGGTGTTCGTAAAACACCTAAATGGTGATCAACATAAATACTGAGAATAGCACATCAACAGTTCAATAATACGAGTAGAAGGTTACCAATTAGCTTTGCGTTGGAAATCCAATCTGGTAATGTAACGTCAGCTGGGCAAGCTTTCTTAGCATTCCGAGTCTGCAGTACAAGACACCAAGATAAGTGAACACAATTTCAGCAAATATACAGTTGCTTCAGAGAAGAAAAATGGTGGATGGACATGAAAATGATCTTACAAGTTTCTTAAGTAACTGTGCAACCGAACTTTTTTTGTGCTCTAGCTGATCACTGTATGCCATATGCGCAAGGGGCGTAACTGCGTCACGCACAGTTCTTTTACTAGCTCCTGCTGCTTCAGGTCCGGATGTTCCATCAGCAGGAGCAGCAGCGTCACTACTGTTTTCTGTTGCTGCTCCATTATTAGATACCGGTCCTTCTGCATGCAACTTCTGATGAGACCTGCGATTGGCATCTGCTATCTTTATTTGCTTTCCACCTGATCGATTCTCCTTAAGGACCTACTCAAGTTGTGAGGCAAAAATTCATTATCACTTGTTCTATGGCCAAACAGGTCGCTAGCACGAACGAATAGACAATTACCTCCACGGCATTTTTCAGTTGTTCAACAGTTTCAAATGTCACAAAACCAACAgtcattcctttcttcttctttgctaCTGCATATGAGATTCCCTGCACAACCATCATTGAAGTTATAGCATTAAAGTAGCTTAAAATAGACAAATGAAGTATGCTTCATATGATACAGATGCACTTTTAATATTTTTGTAATTCTCAATACTTCAACCCAGAACATAAACATGTTGTTTTCATTCCAAGCTTTTAAATTAATGAACTAGTAGTTTTATTTAAATCATAATTTTTTTCAAGAAATCAACCCAGTTGTGCCAGATGTTATTATACAAGATGCTGCTCTGTTGATTTACACAAAAAGAGTTCGTATTAAGGTATTTAAAACTCAGAAGATGTTAGTGGACATAAACAAATCCTCAGAAGAGGCAAATTGTGATGTGCAAACATCGCCATGTCATGTGTTCCCATCATAACCTATTAAAGGAATCTCCTCATTAGCAATGTTTTATTTTTATGCAATTCAGCAGCACAAGCTTTTGGTTACAGAAGAGTTAACATGTTTTTACTTGCCAAACATAGAGCCGATAAAAAGCCAGTTTTTCTCTACAAACCCACATTGCAAAGCATGGCAAGATGAGCAACATGCCACCTTGTCCTACCTAATTCACACTCGTGAATCTGAAAACCCCACGTTAGTCCTAGGAAAACCCCTCATCCTTGAGCACTTCGTTTTAACACCCCCAATAGCTACTTATAGAACTCTACTCTTGAGTCTAGCCAGTGAACTATCATGGACTCCTAATACACCAAAATACAGATTCTTGCTTCTGAGTTCCTACAAAAAGAGTTAGTAGCCTCAAAGTTGTATCGATTCC
The window above is part of the Triticum aestivum cultivar Chinese Spring chromosome 2A, IWGSC CS RefSeq v2.1, whole genome shotgun sequence genome. Proteins encoded here:
- the LOC123187076 gene encoding zinc finger CCCH domain-containing protein 24, translating into MEDTTPPPPTQQAPELAGEKRKREEESPAAAAGENLSMEDPTQPPLPPQQQQEAEPAGEKRKREEESPEAAPGDAAPAPQAAPTGEAASAATGEGGGERHPMSKTSLCSFFRRRGGGPDGCNHGEACRYAHTEEELRPRPDGTWDPTSDRAKKLRRVSEEDGEGAAGEERRDRWGQEEVTFDETSLDKCLVGLSRHWLTDRLKAFLDEQGISYAVAKKKKGMTVGFVTFETVEQLKNAVEVLKENRSGGKQIKIADANRRSHQKLHAEGPVSNNGAATENSSDAAAPADGTSGPEAAGASKRTVRDAVTPLAHMAYSDQLEHKKSSVAQLLKKLTRNAKKACPADVTLPDWISNAKLIGGLSCKLEGILESPVIDGYRNKCEFSVGHSLAGKKTVGFMLGNFREGVTAVEEPVDCPNVSAMSCKYAMMFQDFLQLSCLPAWNRVDNSGFWRQFTVREGRSPAQAVVAQDTQTQISEVMIIIQVCSTGVDEVLMKDEFAKLSKTLVQGAATCSPPLPLTTIVVQDHVGISNVAPADCPLIPLLAPEVDQSEEGAVDKTRIHDHISNLRFSLSPTAFFQVNTLAAERLYTLAGDWANLNSDTLLFDVCCGTGTIGLTLAHRVGMVVGIEMNESAVVDAQRNALINGIKNCRFVCGKAEDVMGPLLTEYLGSPQRHIAASESNSEVNGTGKKEDIVGGAENNGKSTESLTEKNESGEINEDLDDGVSKELEGGHEQCNEVVRNQNSEEASSLVNEESVDVKAADCSEHSKTREEGSSISKNDVLAATACQFKNFVAIVDPPRAGLHPTVIKVLRTHPRIRRLVYISCNPDTLVANAIELCTPSTEHKEKNKGHRGWRNMSSAGLARQRTKSMPNSEPFVPKRAMAVDLFPHTSHCEMVMLFER